From a single Arachis hypogaea cultivar Tifrunner chromosome 3, arahy.Tifrunner.gnm2.J5K5, whole genome shotgun sequence genomic region:
- the LOC112789509 gene encoding uncharacterized protein, whose product MEDIEDLLIGTATGTPPGFRLPLAASVATKTNSNRRNPNQKQRTQLATATPSPIPGTQTIYIKTFGCSHNQSDSEYMAGQLSAFGYSFSDNPDQADLWLINTCTVKSPSQSAMDTIIAKGKSSNKPLVVAGCVPQGSRGLKELEGISIVGVQQIDRVVEVVEETLKGHEVRLLTRKTLPALDLPKVRKNKFVEILPINVGCLGACTYCKTKHARGHLGSYTIDSLVGRVKSVIADGVREIWLSSEDTGAYGRDIGVNLPTLLNALVAELPPDASTMLRIGMTNPPFILEHLKEIAETLRHPCVYSFLHVPVQSGSDAVLTAMNREYTVGEFRTVVDTLMELVPGMQIATDIICGFPGETDEDFEQTVNLVKEYKFSQVHISQFYPRPGTPAARMKKVPSNVVKSRSRELTNVFEAFTPYTGMEGKVERIWISDIASDGVHLVGHTKGYIQVLVIAPDHMLGTSAIVKITSCGRWSVFGEVIDTLNLNQVRTNKASSKETPNQDAPSLCCSPASVGSSLQEPESCACGNDSCCAKSTHANSDNTSSDVVPQNQNGRNFIGWVLRKRKYLLHKKFDSSELGSVKKEHGSSRKWDFIDKALLGGISFSIFIIAVVVVALSFRIWSQ is encoded by the exons ATGGAAGACATTGAAGATTTGCTCATTGGAACCGCAACCGGAACTCCACCGGGATTCCGGTTGCCGCTGGCTGCTTCTGTTGCAACAAAGACCAACTCCAATAGAAGGAATCCGAATCAGAAGCAAAGGACGCAACTCGCTACTGCAACTCCGTCTCCAATCCCTGGCACTCAG ACTATCTACATCAAGACCTTCGGATGCTCCCACAACCag AGCGACAGTGAATACATGGCTGGTCAGCTATCTGCTTTTGGCTATTCCTTCTCTGATAATCCCGATCAAGCAGATCTCTGGCTCATCAACAC TTGTACGGTAAAGTCTCCAAGCCAATCTGCTATGGATACCATTATAGCCAAAGGAAAATCTTCAAACAAGCCGCTTGTTGTTGCGGGATGTGTCCCTCAGGGAAGTCGAGGCTTGAAAGAGCTTGAGGGGATCAGCATTGTCGGGGTCCAGCAAATTGATCGCGTCGTTGAAGTTGTGGAGGAGACCTTAAAAGGTCATGAAGTCAGGCTCTTGACCCGCAAGACTTTGCCAGCACTTGACCTCCCTAAG gTTAGAAAGAACAAGTTTGTTGAGATTCTTCCTATTAATGTTGGTTGTTTAGGTGCTTGCACTTATTGCAAGACAAAGCATGCTCGGGGTCACCTAGGTAGTTACACTATAGACAGCCTT GTAGGGCGTGTAAAATCCGTCATAGCTGATGGAGTTCGAGAGATCTGGTTGAGCAGTGAAGACACTGGAGCATATG GTCGTGACATCGGTGTCAATCTTCCAACTTTATTGAATGCTTTAGTAGCAGAACTCCCACCTGACGCAAGCACAATGTTACGTATTGGAATGACCAATCCACCCTTTATCCTTGAGCACTTGAAAGAGATAGCAGAAACTTTGCGGCATCCATGTGTGTACTCATTTTTGCATGTACCAGTTCAGTCTGGAAGTGATGCTGTTCTGACG GCAATGAATCGAGAATATACTGTGGGTGAGTTCAGGACTGTTGTAGATACCTTAATGGAGTTGGTGCCAGGGATGCAGATTGCCACTGACATAATATGTGGATTTCCTG GTGAAACTGATGAAGATTTTGAACAAACTGTTAACCTTGTTAAAGAGTACAAATTCTCTCAAGTTCATATTTCACAATTTTATCCTCGACCAG ggaCCCCGGCTGCAAGGATGAAAAAGGTTCCAAGTAATGTGGTGAAGAGTAGAAGCCGTGAACTTACAAATGTCTTTGAAGCCTTCACACCATATACCGGGATGGAAGGCAAAGTGGAGAGAATTTGGATTTCTGACATTGCATCAGATGGAGTTCACTTG GTTGGTCATACGAAGGGATATATACAAGTTCTTGTAATTGCTCCAGACCATATGCTAGGTACTTCAGCTattgttaagataacatcctgtGGAAGGTGGTCAGTTTTTGGGGAAGTAATCGACACGCTCAACCTCAACCAAGTGAGGACTAATAAAGCTTCAAGCAAGGAGACTCCTAATCAAGATGCGCCTTCTCTATGCTGTAGCCCAGCCAGTGTTGGATCCTCCTTGCAAGAACCAGAATCTTGTGCTTGTGGAAACGATAGCTGCTGTGCTAAGAGTACTCACGCGAATAGTGATAACACGAGTAGCGATGTAGTGCCACAAAATCAGAACGGTAGAAATTTCATTGGGTGGGTACTGAGGAAGCGGAAGTATTTGCTCCACAAAAAGTTTGACAGCAGTGAGTTAGGTTCTGTTAAAAAGGAACATGGAAGCTCGAGGAAGTGGGACTTTATTGATAAGGCTCTTTTGGGTGGAATATCGTTTAGCATCTTCATTATTGCTGTAGTAGTAGTTGCCCTTAGTTTTAGGATATGGTCCCAATAA
- the LOC112789510 gene encoding phosphatidylinositol-3-phosphatase SAC1 isoform X1: MMAKPENIELGVKKTGSSVYAQCNSAKVHPSNDPESDPDSLALEKFRLYETRARFYLIGSDRHKRFFRVLKIDRSEPSDLNISEDPVLYSPHEIKSLLQRIAEGNRATGGLTFVAKVFGIAGCIRFLESYYLILVTKRRQIGSICGHAIYSIRESQLITIPHVTIQSDVAHSKTEQRYKKLLSSVDLTKDFFFSYTYPIMQSLQKNVSTDPDGGMSYDNIFVWNAYLTQAIRSRCNNTIWTIALVHGHFRQARLSIFGRDFGVTLISRRSRHFAGTREGLKEEEQQTSYLKRGVNDRGRVANDVETEQIVLDEEAGSCKGKMSSVVQMRGSIPLFWSQEASRFSPKPDIILQRYDPTYQATKLHFEDLAKRYGNPIIVLNLIKTVEKRPREMMLRREFANAVGYLNQILPAENHLKFIHWDFHKFAKSKSANVLAVLGAVASEALELTGFYYSGKPTIIKRTNKSNRTSSGMDASLRDLRASSGDLTRIGTASEMLNSLVIRDRENDASHQNQKMSASGDAPRYQSGVLRTNCIDCLDRTNVAQYAYGLQALGRQLHAMGLTDVPKVDPDSSIAAALMDMYQSMGDALAQQYGGSAAHNTVFPERQGKWKATTQSREFLKSIKRYYSNAYTDGEKQDAINLFLGYFQPQEGKPALWELDSDYYLHVSGIGDDLIPESCCELNAKPAGSNGMTFTPIPACREDFCRIKLTSFDKLIEKTCSAIKNVRLCSEPDQRPGGVSGSSGVAPDAAEIQLKSPNWLFGQRKYEESSSAAKATTREIDIEGSQVNGFCNLNWLSSSGDMNEEDVFQRYLTMTSANEANGWYGGTLLGDQDESSEIYKHYADLCQGPSLELFQNDPEREQHYANALSTSSFEILNDGAIAVEMEAALKEYEHVGTDLGIIPTSCKFFADDPSWLTRWLIGEEKVPRIS, from the exons ATGATGGCGAAACCGGAGAATATTGAATTGGGGGTCAAGAAGACGGGATCATCGGTCTACGCTCAATGCAATTCAGCAAAAGTGCACCCTTCCAATGATCCCGAATCGGATCCTGATTCCTTAGCCCTCGAGAAATTCAGGCTCTATGAAACCAGAGCG CGGTTCTACCTGATCGGGAGTGATCGCCACAAGAGGTTCTTCCGAGTACTGAAAATCGATCGATCAGAGCCCTCTGATTTGAATATCAGCGAAGACCCTGTCTTGTATTCCCCACATGAAATCAAAAGCCTCCTTCAGCGTATTGCCGAAGGCAATAGGGCCACCGGCGGCCTCACTTTCGTCGCCAAGGTCTTTGGAATTGCCG GGTGCATTAGGTTTCTGGAATCctattatttgattcttgttacTAAGCGTAGACAAATTGGTTCCATATGTGGTCATGCTATCTATAGCATCAGAGAAAGTCAATTGATTACAATTCCGCATGTTACAATTCAATCTGACGTAGCTCACTCTAAAACTGAGCAAAG GTACAAAAAGCTTCTCTCCAGTGTCGATTTGACGAAGGACTTCTTTTTTAGTTACACTTACCCTATTATGCAAAGTTTGCAAAAGAATGTCTCGACTGATCCAGATGGAGGGATGTCGTATGATAATATTTTCGTTTGGAATGCTTATTTAACACAAGCAATCAGATCAAGATGCAACAACACCATTTGGACCATAGCTTTAGTTCATGGCCATTTTAGGCAG GCTCGCCTATCAATCTTTGGAAGGGACTTCGGTGTTACCTTGATTTCTAGACGTTCTAGACATTTTGCAGGCACACG GGAAGGATTGAAGGAGGAGGAGCAACAAACCAG TTACTTGAAAAGGGGGGTGAATGACCGCGGGAGAGTTGCTAATGATGTTGAGACAGAGCAGATTGTCCTTGATGAAGAAGCTGGCTCTTGCAAGGGTAAAATGAGTTCAGTTGTGCAAATGCGAGGGTCAATACCACTTTTCTGGTCACAAGAAGCTTCGAGATTTAGCCCTAAGCCTGACATAATCT TGCAGAGGTATGATCCAACATATCAGGCAACAAAATTACATTTTGAAGATCTTGCTAAGAGATATGGCAATCCGATTATTGTGCTTAATTTGATTAAG ACAGTTGAGAAACGACCTCGAGAAATGATGCTTAGGCGTGAATTTGCAAATGCTGTTGGGTATCTGAACCAAATTCTACCTGCAGAAAATCATCTTAAATTTATTCACTGGGACTTTCacaagtttgcaaagag CAAGTCCGCCAATGTTTTGGCAGTTTTAGGAGCTGTAGCAAGCGAAGCACTTGAATTAACAGGCTTTTACTACAGTGGTAAACCCACCATCATAAAGAGGACCAACAAGAGCAACAGAACAAGTTCAGGGAT GGATGCTTCACTTAGAGATCTTAGAGCTAGTTCTGGGGACCTTACAAGAATTGGAACTGCTAGTGAAATGCTAAATTCTCTGGTCATTCGAGACAGAGAAAATGATGCGAGCCATCAGAACCAAAAGATGAGTGCTAGTGGTGATGCACCACGCTATCAGAGTGGAGTTCTACGTACCAACTGCATTGATTGCTTGGACCGTACAAATGTTGCCCAGTATGCTTATGGACTTCAAGCTTTAGGACGTCAGCTCCATGCAATGGGTTTGACTGATGTGCCAAAAGTGGATCCTGATAGTAGTATTGCTGCTGCACTAATGGACATGTATCAAAGTATGGGAGATGCACTTGCACAGCAATATGGCGGTTCTGCAGCTCACAATACT GTGTTTCCTGAAAGGCAGGGAAAATGGAAAGCAACAACACAATCAAGGGAGTTTTTAAAATCTATAAAACGATACTATAGCAATGCATATACTGATGGTGAAAAACAAGATGCAATAAACTT ATTTTTAGGTTACTTCCAACCACAGGAAGGGAAACCTGCTCTGTGGGAGCTTGATTCGGATTATTATCTCCATGTATCTGGTATTGGGGATGATCTGATTCCTGAGAGTTG TTGCGAACTGAATGCCAAGCCTGCCGGAAGTAATGGAATGACATTCACACCTATACCAGCTTGCAGAGAAGACTTCTGCCGCATAAAATTGACTTCATTTGACAAGTTGATTGAAAAGACCTGTAGCGCCATTAAAAATGTAAGGCTTTGCAGTGAACCTGATCAAAGACCAGGTGGTGTCTCTGGAAGCAGCGGTGTTGCACCTGATGCAGC TGAGATACAACTTAAAAGCCCCAATTGGCTTTTTGGCCAGAGAAAGTATGAAGAAAGCTCCTCTGCTGCAAAAGCTACTACTCGAGAAATTGACATTGAAGGATCTCAGGTTAATGGCTTTTGCAACTTGAATTGGCTTTCATCTAGCGGTGATATGAATGAAGAGGATGTTTTTCAAAG GTACCTCACAATGACCTCGGCGAATGAGGCCAACGGCTGGTATGGAGGTACCCTCCTTGGTGATCAAGATGAAAGCAGTGAGATATATAAACATTATGCTGATCTGTGCCAG GGACCTTCATTGGAACTCTTCCAAAATGACCCAGAGAGAGAGCAACACTATGCAAATGCTTTGAGCACAAGTTCATTTGAAATTCTAAATGATGGTGCCATTGCCGTGGAAATGGAAGCAGCTCTAAAGGAGTATGAACATGTTGGGACTGACCTTGGAATCATTCCCACATCTTGTAAATTCTTCGCCGATGATCCAAGCTGGTTGACCAGATGGTTAATTGGGGAAGAAAAAGTACCTAGGATATCGTGA
- the LOC112789510 gene encoding phosphatidylinositol-3-phosphatase SAC1 isoform X2, whose amino-acid sequence MMAKPENIELGVKKTGSSVYAQCNSAKVHPSNDPESDPDSLALEKFRLYETRARFYLIGSDRHKRFFRVLKIDRSEPSDLNISEDPVLYSPHEIKSLLQRIAEGNRATGGLTFVAKVFGIAGCIRFLESYYLILVTKRRQIGSICGHAIYSIRESQLITIPHVTIQSDVAHSKTEQRYKKLLSSVDLTKDFFFSYTYPIMQSLQKNVSTDPDGGMSYDNIFVWNAYLTQAIRSRCNNTIWTIALVHGHFRQARLSIFGRDFGVTLISRRSRHFAGTRYLKRGVNDRGRVANDVETEQIVLDEEAGSCKGKMSSVVQMRGSIPLFWSQEASRFSPKPDIILQRYDPTYQATKLHFEDLAKRYGNPIIVLNLIKTVEKRPREMMLRREFANAVGYLNQILPAENHLKFIHWDFHKFAKSKSANVLAVLGAVASEALELTGFYYSGKPTIIKRTNKSNRTSSGMDASLRDLRASSGDLTRIGTASEMLNSLVIRDRENDASHQNQKMSASGDAPRYQSGVLRTNCIDCLDRTNVAQYAYGLQALGRQLHAMGLTDVPKVDPDSSIAAALMDMYQSMGDALAQQYGGSAAHNTVFPERQGKWKATTQSREFLKSIKRYYSNAYTDGEKQDAINLFLGYFQPQEGKPALWELDSDYYLHVSGIGDDLIPESCCELNAKPAGSNGMTFTPIPACREDFCRIKLTSFDKLIEKTCSAIKNVRLCSEPDQRPGGVSGSSGVAPDAAEIQLKSPNWLFGQRKYEESSSAAKATTREIDIEGSQVNGFCNLNWLSSSGDMNEEDVFQRYLTMTSANEANGWYGGTLLGDQDESSEIYKHYADLCQGPSLELFQNDPEREQHYANALSTSSFEILNDGAIAVEMEAALKEYEHVGTDLGIIPTSCKFFADDPSWLTRWLIGEEKVPRIS is encoded by the exons ATGATGGCGAAACCGGAGAATATTGAATTGGGGGTCAAGAAGACGGGATCATCGGTCTACGCTCAATGCAATTCAGCAAAAGTGCACCCTTCCAATGATCCCGAATCGGATCCTGATTCCTTAGCCCTCGAGAAATTCAGGCTCTATGAAACCAGAGCG CGGTTCTACCTGATCGGGAGTGATCGCCACAAGAGGTTCTTCCGAGTACTGAAAATCGATCGATCAGAGCCCTCTGATTTGAATATCAGCGAAGACCCTGTCTTGTATTCCCCACATGAAATCAAAAGCCTCCTTCAGCGTATTGCCGAAGGCAATAGGGCCACCGGCGGCCTCACTTTCGTCGCCAAGGTCTTTGGAATTGCCG GGTGCATTAGGTTTCTGGAATCctattatttgattcttgttacTAAGCGTAGACAAATTGGTTCCATATGTGGTCATGCTATCTATAGCATCAGAGAAAGTCAATTGATTACAATTCCGCATGTTACAATTCAATCTGACGTAGCTCACTCTAAAACTGAGCAAAG GTACAAAAAGCTTCTCTCCAGTGTCGATTTGACGAAGGACTTCTTTTTTAGTTACACTTACCCTATTATGCAAAGTTTGCAAAAGAATGTCTCGACTGATCCAGATGGAGGGATGTCGTATGATAATATTTTCGTTTGGAATGCTTATTTAACACAAGCAATCAGATCAAGATGCAACAACACCATTTGGACCATAGCTTTAGTTCATGGCCATTTTAGGCAG GCTCGCCTATCAATCTTTGGAAGGGACTTCGGTGTTACCTTGATTTCTAGACGTTCTAGACATTTTGCAGGCACACG TTACTTGAAAAGGGGGGTGAATGACCGCGGGAGAGTTGCTAATGATGTTGAGACAGAGCAGATTGTCCTTGATGAAGAAGCTGGCTCTTGCAAGGGTAAAATGAGTTCAGTTGTGCAAATGCGAGGGTCAATACCACTTTTCTGGTCACAAGAAGCTTCGAGATTTAGCCCTAAGCCTGACATAATCT TGCAGAGGTATGATCCAACATATCAGGCAACAAAATTACATTTTGAAGATCTTGCTAAGAGATATGGCAATCCGATTATTGTGCTTAATTTGATTAAG ACAGTTGAGAAACGACCTCGAGAAATGATGCTTAGGCGTGAATTTGCAAATGCTGTTGGGTATCTGAACCAAATTCTACCTGCAGAAAATCATCTTAAATTTATTCACTGGGACTTTCacaagtttgcaaagag CAAGTCCGCCAATGTTTTGGCAGTTTTAGGAGCTGTAGCAAGCGAAGCACTTGAATTAACAGGCTTTTACTACAGTGGTAAACCCACCATCATAAAGAGGACCAACAAGAGCAACAGAACAAGTTCAGGGAT GGATGCTTCACTTAGAGATCTTAGAGCTAGTTCTGGGGACCTTACAAGAATTGGAACTGCTAGTGAAATGCTAAATTCTCTGGTCATTCGAGACAGAGAAAATGATGCGAGCCATCAGAACCAAAAGATGAGTGCTAGTGGTGATGCACCACGCTATCAGAGTGGAGTTCTACGTACCAACTGCATTGATTGCTTGGACCGTACAAATGTTGCCCAGTATGCTTATGGACTTCAAGCTTTAGGACGTCAGCTCCATGCAATGGGTTTGACTGATGTGCCAAAAGTGGATCCTGATAGTAGTATTGCTGCTGCACTAATGGACATGTATCAAAGTATGGGAGATGCACTTGCACAGCAATATGGCGGTTCTGCAGCTCACAATACT GTGTTTCCTGAAAGGCAGGGAAAATGGAAAGCAACAACACAATCAAGGGAGTTTTTAAAATCTATAAAACGATACTATAGCAATGCATATACTGATGGTGAAAAACAAGATGCAATAAACTT ATTTTTAGGTTACTTCCAACCACAGGAAGGGAAACCTGCTCTGTGGGAGCTTGATTCGGATTATTATCTCCATGTATCTGGTATTGGGGATGATCTGATTCCTGAGAGTTG TTGCGAACTGAATGCCAAGCCTGCCGGAAGTAATGGAATGACATTCACACCTATACCAGCTTGCAGAGAAGACTTCTGCCGCATAAAATTGACTTCATTTGACAAGTTGATTGAAAAGACCTGTAGCGCCATTAAAAATGTAAGGCTTTGCAGTGAACCTGATCAAAGACCAGGTGGTGTCTCTGGAAGCAGCGGTGTTGCACCTGATGCAGC TGAGATACAACTTAAAAGCCCCAATTGGCTTTTTGGCCAGAGAAAGTATGAAGAAAGCTCCTCTGCTGCAAAAGCTACTACTCGAGAAATTGACATTGAAGGATCTCAGGTTAATGGCTTTTGCAACTTGAATTGGCTTTCATCTAGCGGTGATATGAATGAAGAGGATGTTTTTCAAAG GTACCTCACAATGACCTCGGCGAATGAGGCCAACGGCTGGTATGGAGGTACCCTCCTTGGTGATCAAGATGAAAGCAGTGAGATATATAAACATTATGCTGATCTGTGCCAG GGACCTTCATTGGAACTCTTCCAAAATGACCCAGAGAGAGAGCAACACTATGCAAATGCTTTGAGCACAAGTTCATTTGAAATTCTAAATGATGGTGCCATTGCCGTGGAAATGGAAGCAGCTCTAAAGGAGTATGAACATGTTGGGACTGACCTTGGAATCATTCCCACATCTTGTAAATTCTTCGCCGATGATCCAAGCTGGTTGACCAGATGGTTAATTGGGGAAGAAAAAGTACCTAGGATATCGTGA